The following DNA comes from Janthinobacterium sp. TB1-E2.
CATCCTCGTGTATTCGTTCTCGAAATACTTCGGCGCGACGGGCTGGCGCATGGGCGTGGTGGCCACGCATGAAGACAATGTGCTCGACGCCAAGATTGCCAAGTTGCCGGAAACCATCAAGAGGCAGCTCGATGCGCGCTACCACTCGATCACGACGGAGCCGCGCGCGCTGAAATTCATCGACCGCCTGGTGGCCGACAGCCGCACCGTGGCGCTGAACCACACGGCCGGCCTGTCCACGCCCGTGCAGGCGCAGATGACCCTGTTCTCCCTGTTCTCGCTGATGGATGAAGAGCAAAAGTACAAGCAGTCGATGAAGCGCATCGTGCTGCGCCGCAAGGAAGCGCTGTACCGCGAACTGGGCTTGCCGATGGTGCACGACGCCAATTCCGTGCGCTATTACCACTTGCTGGACATGGAATCGCTGGCCGCGCAGATGCATGGCGTGGAGTTTTCGCAGTGGCTGCTGAAAAAGCTGAAACCGAATGAAGCGCTGTTCCGCCTGGCCGAGGAAACGGGCGTCATCCTGCTGCCGGGCCGCGGCTTCGGCACCACGCACCCGTCCGGCCGCGTATCGCTGGCCAACCTGAACGAATACGACTACGCCAACATCGGCCGCGCCATCCGCAACATGGCATCCGAGTTCTTTGCCGTGTTTGAAAAGGAAAAAGAGAAGGGTAGCAAGAAGGCGAAGAAATAATTAGTTTGGTAAAGGCTTGACCGCAACGGGCGCCCCGCAAGAGGCGCCCGTTTTCATGTGCCAGTCCAGGTAACCAATAGTGCAGGCTGGAATGGACATCCGTAGATATAATTGCTATTGTGAAAGTATAAACATGGCAACCCCGTGCTTTCCCCTCATTCATTGACTGGACGCTACATGGGCAGATTGCAAGGACACTTATCATTATTGCTGGCCAGCGCGCTGGGCGCGGCCATGCCCGCCCAGGCGGAACCGCTGACCTTTAACGAAGCACTGCAGCAAGCGGCCAAGGCTTCGGGCGCCGTGCAGGGCGCCGCGCTCGACGTACGGGCAAAAACACTCAAAGCCGAGGCGCTATCGAATATCGATGGTCCATCCGTGGACTTGACGGCGTTTCGCGGCCGTTTGTCGACGGACTTGAATATCGATACGAGCGGCCTGGCCGGCGTGGTGGGCGGCATCGAATCCGTGCTGCCGCCGATTCCCGGCTTGCCCACGCCGCATATTCCCAATTCCCTGAACCGCGAAGTGGTGACGGATTTGACGTCGTTCGGCTTGCTGGGCATGTGGCCCATCTACACGGGCGGGCGCCTGGACGCCGTCAAGGGCCTCGCATCGAGCCTGACCCTGGCCGCGCAGGCCGAGCGCACGGAAGCGGAAGAGCAGCTGGCCACCCTGGTGGCGCAGCGCTATTTCCAGTTGCTGCTGGCCAAAAGAGTGGTGGCCGTGCGGGCCGAAGTGACGGCCGGCGTGACGCAGCACCAGCGCGACGCGGCGAAGCTGGAAAAGGGCGGCCTGATTTCGCGCGCGGAACGCCTGCGCGCCGACGTGGCTCTCGACAGCGCCCGCAGCGACGAGGCGCAGGCCCGCAGCGACGAGGAAATCGCCCAGGTGGCGCTCGACCGCTTGCTTGCCGTCAACACACAAGTGCTTCCCAGCACGCCGCTGTTCGTCAACAGCTTGCCGGTCGGTACCTTGCAATCGTTTATCAGCACGGGCATGCGCGAAAATGCGAACTGGAAAAAGATCGACAGCAAGCGCGTGCAGGCCGAGCAAGCGTTGAAGCTGCATGGCAAGGAATACGCGCCCACCGTGTTTGCCATCGGTAACTACAATTTGAACCGAGGCAATGAAAAAATCGTGCGCTCGAACTGGGCCATCGGCCTGGTCGTGTCCGTGCCGCTCGTGCACCGCATCAATACGGGCAAGATGATCGCCGCCGCCAAGCTCGACCAGGAGCGGGTGGAAGTGGTGGCGCGCCAGGCCGAGCGCGACATTCCCACCCTGATCGAAAAGAACTGGCGCGCGCTGGAAAACGCCCGCATCCAGTATTTGTCAACGGCCTCGTCGGTCGAACTGGCGCGCGAGAATATCCGCTTGCAAACGGTGGCTTTCCAGCAAGGGCAGGTGACGTCGCTGGAAGTGGTCGACGCGCGCCTGAACCTGGCCAAGGTCGAGACCCAGCGCGCGCAGACTGCCTATAACTATGTGATGGGGCTGGCGCAATTGCTGGAAGCGACGGGCGAGACGCAACGCCTGGGCAGCCTGGCCGCCGCGGCCGATATCCAATTACCTGTGGACAAATAATAATGAGTACCTCCAAAAAACCCTTGGCCATCGGCGCCGCCGTCATCGTGCTGGCCTTCGTCGGCTGGGGCTTGTACCAGGCCTTCCAGCCGCAGCGCCTGCCTTTGCAGGGACAGATGGATGCGCAGGAAGTCAATGTCTCGTCTAAAGTGCCGGGCCGGGTGGGCGAGCTGTACGTCAAACTGGGCCAGACGGTGCCGAAAGGTGAGCTGCTGTTCCAGCTGACGAGCCCGGAAGTGGATGCGAAGATCGCGCAAGCGACGGCCGCCACGCAAGCGGCCGATGCCGTGGCGCAAAAGGCGCAAGCCGGTGCGCGTCCGGAAGAAGTCGCGGCCGCGAAAGCCAACTGGGAGCGGGCGCAGACGGGGGCCACCATTGCCAAAACGACGTACATCCGCGTCAACAATATGTACGAGCAAGGCGTGATCGCCCAGCAGAAACGCGACGAGGCGCAAGCGCAATGGCGCGCCGCCGACCAGCTGGCGCAGGCTGCCCGCGCGCAATATGACATGGCGCAAAAGGGCGCCCGTCCCGAAGACAAGACGGCGGCCGCCGCCCAGGCGCGCCAGGTGGGCGCGGTGCTGACGGAAGCGCAGGTCGCCCTGGCCGAAACGAAGATTGCCGCGCCTGTGGCCGGGCAGGTGAGCAAGATCCAGATACAGCCAGGCGAGCTGGCGCCGCAAGGTTTCCCCGTGATCACCCTGGTGAACCTCGACGACGCCTGGGCCGTGCTGCAGGTGCGCGAAGATGAAATGGCCGCGTTTGGCATGGGCAGCACGCATACGGCCAATGTGCCGGCGTTGAAACAGCAGGTCAGCTTCAAGGTCAGCTCCGTGGCCGTGCTGCCGGACTTCGCCACGTGGCGCGCGGCCCGTCCGGGCGGCACGGATTTGCGCACGTTTGAAATCCGCTTGCGTCCCGCCATCAAGGTCGAGGGCTTGCGTCCGGGCATGTCGGTCGTGTTTCCACCGCTCTGATACTAGATGAACGAAGCGGATAAAGAGCCGGTTTCGGCGCTGGCACGCGAGTGGCGGCGCTTGCGCGGCGACTTCTGGGACTTTGGCATGCTCAGCTGGATTCCGGTCGTGCTGTGCGGCATGTTGTGGCTGGTGTTTTCCGCCGGCATCGCGCGCGACTTGCCCATCGTCGTCATCGACAACGATAACTCCACCTTGTCGCGCCAGCTCACGCGCTGGCTCGACGCCTCGCCCGGCATCAAGGTGGCGGCGAAAGTGGCGTCCAGCGACGAAGCCTTGCATCGCTTGCGCGAGCGCACGGCGTTTGGCTACCTGCTGATCCCGAACGATTTCGAGCAGAAATTGCTGGGCGGACGCCAAGCCACCGTGCAATGGTTGTACAACGCGCAGTTTTCCTCGCACGCGGGCGCCTTGCTGCGCGACGTGCGCACGGTCAGCACGACCTTGTCGGCCGGCATCGAGATGACGGCGCGCGCGAAAAAAGGCATGTCGGGCGTGCAGGCTGCCGCCCAGTTCGAACCGATACGCACGACCTTGAACAGTTTATACAACGAAAACATCAGCTATGAAGCGTTTCTGACCCTGGCCCTGATGCCGGCCATGCTGCAGATTTTCATCGTCGTCGCCGTCGTCACGAGCATAGGCCGCGAGTTGCGCGACGGCACGGCGCCGCAATGGCTGGCCTCGGCCAGTGGCAGCTGGCTGCGCGCCATCGGCGCCAAGCTGCTGTTTCCCCTCATCGCCTATTGCGTGCTGGCGCTGCTGTACTTGCTGTTCTTCAGCCTGGCGCGGGGCTGGGCCGTGGCAGGCAGCTTGCCGGCGTTACTACTGAGCATGCTGCTGCTGGTGCTGGCCTATTGCGGCCTGGCCACCTTGCTTATCGCCGCGACCTTGTCGCTGCGTCTGGCGCTGTCGGGCGCGGCCTTCATCACGGCGCCGGCCTTCGCGTTTGCGGGCCAGGCCTTTCCCCTGATGGCCATGCCGGCGCCGGCCCGCGCTTGGGCGGAAGCCTTGCCGCTCACGCATTATCTGCAGCTGCAAACGAAATACTGGCTGGCTGGTGCGCCATGGCGTTATGGCGTACAGGAAATGCTGATACTGGCCGGTATCGCCATCGGCTGCGGCGCCGTGGGCGTGTTCCTGCTGGCGCGCCGCGCGAATGCGCCTGCCGCCTGGGGACGCACATGATGTGGAAATCCTTCCTCGCCACTTGGCGCGCCATGCTGACGGACAAGGGCGCGCTGACCTTGCTGTTCATCGGCGGCATCATCTATTCCTTCTTTTATCCGCTGCCATACTCGACGGAAATCGTCCAGCGCGTGCCCGTGGCCGTCGTCGACCAGGACCGCAGCGCCATGTCGCGCCAGCTGACGCGCTTTGCCATGGCCCATCCGTCGCTGCAAGTGATCGCCGTCACGCCGGACCTGCCCGTCGCACAGGATTTATTGTGGCGCGACGAGGTCATGGGCGTGCTGATCATTCCCGACGGCTTGCAGACGGACGTGCTGGCCGGCCGCGCCGCCCACGCGCAAGTGGCGGGCAACGGCTTGTATCTGATGCTCAACAAGGTGGCCCTGAATGGCCTGGCCGAAGTGGTGGGCACGGTGTCGGCCGGTATCGAATTGAAACGTCTGGGGGCGGGCACACCGTCGGGCATCCAGGCCAATGAGCAGCGCTCGCCCATCGCCTTCGACGCCGTGCCCCTGTTTAACGTCAAGGAAGGCTATGGCGCGTATGTCGTGCCGGGCGTGGCTACTCTCATCGTGCAGCAGACCTTGCTGATCGGCATGACCATGCTGTTCGGCACCTGGTACCAGCGCAAGAGTTTCCCTGTGGCCGGCACGCGCACGGCGGGCGGATATATGGGCATGCTGCTGGCGTTTGCCTGCGTGGCGTTTTTGAACTGCTGCTATTTCTTCGGCTTTGTCTTCTGGTTCCAGGATTATCCCCGTGGCGGCAACTTCGGCGGCATGCTCTTGTTGCTGGTGCTGTTCTCGCTGGCGGAAGCGGCCTTCGGCATGCTGCTGGGCATGCTGTTCCGCACGCGCGAACGGGGCACGCAGCTGATGATCGCCACCTCGATGCCCGTGCTGTTCCTGGCGGGCCTGACCTGGCCCGTGTCGTCCATGCCCGTCGTGCTGCAATGGCTGCGCTGGCTGCTGCCATCGACGGCCGGCATCCAGGGTTTTGTCGCGCTGAACCAGATGGGGGCCTCGCTGTATGAAATCCGCCATGAAGTGGCGGGCTTGCTGGCCCTACTGGTAGCCTGCGTGGCGCTGGGCTGGTGGCGCTGGCGCGCCGAGACGCCAGCGCCCATCGTCCAACAACGGTGATCACGCAACTAGGGAAAGAGCTGGAGCCCCAACTGCCGTATCGTTAACGACGGGATCCATCATGCTTTCTGCAATGCCGCCAGCAGCAGCTGGCAAAAACCGTCACGCACCGGGTCGGGCAGGTTGTCATTGGCCCGCAGCAGGCTGTCGACGCGGGGCAGCGGTGCCAGCCGTTCCAGTACCACGTGCCGGTGCACGCCCTGGCCCAAGTTGCGTTCATTGACCACCGCCATGCCCAGGCCGGCGGCAACGGCGGTCAGCATGCCCGCCACCGATGGGCATTCCAGGCCCACGCTCCAGGCCATGCCGGCCTGGCCCAGCTTTTCCTCGGCCAGACGGCGGTAAAAGCAGTGCGGCCCGTAGGTGATCAGCTTGACGGTCTCTCCCGGCAAAGCCTGCTCTGCCGTGGCTGCGCACCAATGCAGCGTTTCTGTCCATAACAGCGCGTCACCCGGCGCCGCCTTGCCGGCAAAATCCTGGTGCAAAATCACATCGAGCACGCCGTCGGCAAAGCGCTCGCGCAATACCTGGCTTTGCTCCACCACCAGCTGCACATCGACCTTGGGGTGGTGATGCGAGAACTGCGACAGCACCGCGCACACGTCGGCCAATGAAATCTGCTCCGTCACGCCAATGCGCAGCCGGCCTTGTATCGCCGATGGCGAAAAATGGGCGACGGCGTCATCGTGGGCGTCGAGTATGTTGAGCGCATGCCGCAGCAGCACGGCTCCCTGGTCGGTCGTGCCAAACAGCCCGCCGCTGCGCGCCAGCAACTGGCAATCGAGCTGCTGCTCCAGCCGCTTGATTTTCCAGCTGACGGCCGACTGGCTCAGATGGAGCAAGCTGGCGGCCAGGCTCATGCTGCCGGTTTGTACCACTGCCCTGAACACACGCAGGGCATCGACGGATAGACGTAAATTCATGGGTTATGACAAAAGTTGGATTGAAAGTAAAAAGAATGTCACTGGCGTCATGTCCAGTCTAGCCTTAGCCTGCAGGTTCTGCAAACAAAAGGACATCTGATGAGGAGTCAAGAACCGCTGTTGAATGGCCACGCCCTGATCCACGGCCAGCGTATCGCCACCGGCATCCATGGCGCAGGCACGCCGCTGGTGCTGGTACATGGCACGCCGGCGCACAGCATTATCTGGCGCGAACTGGTGCCGCTGTTCGTCGATGCCGGTTTCCACGTGCACCTGTATGACTTGCTGGGCTTCGGACGATCCGAGCGGCCCGTCGAAGCCGACACCTCGGTAGCGGCGCAGGTGACCTTGCTGGCTGCCTTGCTCGACCACTGGCAACTGCCGACCACCCACTTGTTCGGCCACGATATCGGCGGCGCCATTGCACTGCGCCTGGCGTTCGACCATGCGGCGCGCCTGCGCAGCTTGAGCATCGCCGACGCGCCCAGCTACGATTCCTGGCCATCGCCTACCTGGAAGCATCTGCGCGATGACTTCGCCCGGTATGCTTTGATGCCGGCCAGCGAGCATCGCGCCACGATGGCGCGCCAGCTGGGCATGGCCGTTTTTCACAAGGACACGATGCAGGGCGAGCTTTTGCGGTGTTACCTGGAGCCGCTGTGCGGCGTGGTGGGGCAGCCCTCGTTTTACCAGCACCAGGTGGCGCACTATAACGCCTGCCATACGATGGACTTTACCGAAAAACTGCCGCAGTTGACCTTGCCGGTACAGGTCTTATGGGGCAAGCAGGACGAGTGGCAGCCGGTCGCGTATGGCCATCGCCTGCAGCGCGATATTCCCGGCGCCACCTTGCACCTGTTTGACGAGGCCGGGCACTTCCTGATGGAAGATGCGCCAGCGGCCGTCGCGGCACAAGTGATCGCGTTTATTCATCAGATGGAGAGGAGGGGACCATGATATTGATCGGAATGCTCGATTCGCCTTACGTCAGGCGCGTTGCCATTGGCATGAAAGTGCTGGGCCTGGAATATGAACACCGGCCCCTGTCGGTGTTTTCCGATTTCGACCAGGTACAAGCGATCAATCCTGCCGTCAAAGTACCGACCCTGGTCACCGGCGACGGCCAGGTGCTGATGGACTCGACCTTGATCCTCGCATATCTGGAGGCGCTGGCCCAGCATGCTCCCCGCATCAGGCCGGAGCCTGCACGCCTGCGCGCGCTGTGCCAGACCAGCTATGCTTTGGCGGCCTGCGACAAGGCCGTGCAGATCGTCTATGAGCGGCGCTTGCGCCCGCAGGAAAAACAGCACCAGCCCTGGCTGGACCGGATCCAGCTGCAATTGCATGGCGCCTGGCGGCAGCTGGAAGCGTCATTGCGCGAAGAGGCGCCGGACTGCCTGAGTATTGCCGGCATCACCATTGCGGTGGCCTGGAGTTTTGCTCAGCAGATGGTGCCCGACGTGATGGCGGCCGGCGACTATCCGGCCGTGGCCGCGCTGACGGCGCAGGCCGAGCGGCAGCCGGTGTTTCTGGCTACGCCGATGGCGGGCTAATCTGCTTTCATCCGAACCGGTCATTGCAGGCGGCTTGTGCAATAATTTCATTTCCTTAACGGAAGAGTATTGCCATGCCGTCTTTTAATCTGTTCCAGCGCCTGTCCCAGGCCCCCACCAAACCCAAGTCCGCGCCCGTTGCGCGGCAGTTCGACGTGGCCGACCTGTACCAGGGACCCATCGCGCTGGGAGCGGAAGGCGAGACGCAAGCGCGGCCTTTCGATGAAAAGCTGCGCCAGGCCTACTTCTGGATCGTCAACCACGCCATCATCAGTCCCCATTACGATATCGAATACAACGACGGCCCGTCGCAGACGTATTCCGTGGGCGATAGCCGCCGCACCCTGAATTTGCCGTCGGCGCAAAGCTATTCCAGTTTCATTCTGCTGCCGTTGCTGACGTTCGCCACGCGCCGCAAATGCCTGTTCGTCGGCGGGCCGGGGCGGGGCAAGACGGCCAGCGCCTTGCTGATGGGCGTTCTGGCCGGCTCCACCGTCAAGGAAGTCAAACGCGCCATGCAGCATGGCCACCCGCAGATGACGGTGGCCGATTTGCTGGGCAATCCGCTGCCCGCCGATCTGGTGAACGCGCAAAGCATGGACGATATCCGCATCGCCTGGCGCGCCTGGCTGGGCATGCGCGTGAAAATCGTCGATGAATACAACCGCATCCCTACGCGCACGCAAAGCGCGCTGCTCACTGTCATGGGCGACAATTACGCGGAAGTGCTGAACCATATTTACGAATGCCCGGAAGCGGCCTGGTATCTGACGGCCAACGACGACCAGGGCGGCGGCACCTACCAGGTGATCGAGGCGCTGCGCGACCGGGTCGACGTGACGGTGCAGGCGCTCGCTTTCAATCCGCGTTTTTTAAATGAACTGCTGCTGCGCGTGGAAGAAAACGTGCGCCCCGAAGAGCTGGTGCCGCCCGATATCATCTTCACGGAAGGGGAGGTGGACCAGATCGGCGAAGCGATCCGCCAGGTGGGTATCCCCGACGCCGTGCGCCGGCGCCTGGAATTCTTCGCCAGCCAGTTCGAGCTGTTCGAGACGGCCGGCGGCCAGTTCGAATACATGACCAAGGACACGGCTCGCCTGGCCGGCGCCGACCGGGGGCAGGCGCAGGCGGCCGACAATGGGCGTGACCGCCTGAAAGACCTGGGCTGCCAGACCTTGAACGGCATCTCCGTGCGCACCCTGATGGCGCTGATGATCTACGCCAAGGCAATGGCGTATTTCCGCGGCAATGGCGAGGTGGAGCTGGAAGACTTGCGCCAGGTGCTGCCATTCGTCCTGCATAACAAGCTGCAGCCGGACCCGGACGCGCCATTTTTCGCGCTGCCGGAAAACGCCGCCTACCGCAGCGACAGACTGGGCTGGCTGCGCCGTTTGTTCGACCTGTCGAATGATGAATTCAACCGCCTGGACCTGGACCGCGACGATCCTGTCGGCGTGCTGTCGGCCGAATTCGACCTGGGCCTCGACGGCGTCAGCGAACGCGAAACCCTGGCGCGTTTGAACCGCATCGAAAAGCTGATCGCCGAACGCACGAAGGGGAGAAAACTGTATGGTCCCCTGTACGACGACCTGTTGAAGCTCAAGTACCTGCACCAGCGCTATACCAACTACCGCAGCTGGCTGCGTTCGCAATGAGCGTCCTGCGTTGTCAAGGCTTCCTGGAAGCGCTGGCCCTGCTCAATGGCGAAGCGAGCGACCTGTGCGCGAGCTACGAGCTGCGGCGCCTGCCCGATGCGCCCGATCTCGCCACGGCGCTGGGCTTGCGCGTGGAAGATCATGCCTTGCACGTCATCGCCCCCGCGCGCGATTTGCGGGCCGCGCTGTGGCACATCAAGACGGTGCCGTGCGGGCGCGCGCAGCTGGAGCAGGTGTGCCAGCGCTGGTTTTTCTCGTCGCGGCACATGCAGGCGGCGCCACCGGGGCGCTTCCGCGCGCAGCTGGTGGCCTCCTTCATGGAATCGATCGACGACGCGCTCGGTGGATTTTCCCTGCACGCCGTGACGATGACGCCGCCAATGTGGTACGCGATCCACTGGGACGAGATCGCGTTCGAGCGTGATGGCGAACGCTATCTGCTGCACTTGTCGCACAGCGACTGAAAGGCTGCGATGATTTCTCCTGCCTTCGCCTCGATACTTGCCAGCGGCCGCGCCCAGTTCAATGCGCGCGCGGCGGAAGCGCGCCGGCGTTTCCCCTCGCTCGACATGGCCGCCTTCGGCGCCTTCTTGCACGACGGCGTCGATCCGCTGGTGCTGGCCGTGGCCGCCGCTGCGCCCGAGCGCGTGGGCGGCGCCACCCTGGCCGCCTATGACATGGCACTGGAACTGGTGGGCCACGGCCTGGCCGGCCCCGCGGCGAAAAACCCGTTCCTCAATACCGTGTGGTGCGAACTGGCGCCGTTGTTTGCTCCGCTGCTGGCGACGGCCCCCGTCGACGTGCTGGGCATGCTCAGCAACGCCGCCATCCACATCGCCTCTGTGGCTGGCGCGCGGCCCGCGCAGTGGCAGTGCGAGCTGGCCGCCGTGGCGCCGCAAGTCGGCAGCGTCGCGCAGCTGCGCGCCATGGGCCAGGTGCTGGCCTGGCGCGCCGGCGTCGCGCATTTCCGCCAGGGCGCGCTGGCCGCCGCCGACACCTTGCCGCCCGCGCTGGCGCTGGCCGCGTTTGGCGAGCCGGGTGCGCAATGGCCGCAAGTGCATGCGCAGTTGCTGGACTATCCCTGGCGCGGCAATCCAGAGGGCAGGGAGTTCGGCAGCTTCAGCGGCCTCGGTGGCGACTTCGGCACGCCGCCGCAGGTGCGTGCAACAAACGACGGTTTTGTCGTGCGCAGCGCCGAGCGCCATTACCTGCTGGTGGCCGACGCCTATGGCGCCGTGCTGCACAGCGCCACGGCGCAGGAGTATGAGCAGGCCACTACCGGCATGCCATCGTCCGTGCGTCTCGATGGGGCGACCGTGCACGTCGGCGCGCGCAGTATCGCGCTCGACCTGCCGGCCGGCGACATCGCGCTTGCCGCGAATGCGCACACGCTCGCCATCACGTCGCCGTGGACGCACGCGATCCGCCTGCTGCCGCTCGCATGAAGACGACCGCCGACACGGTACTGATCGACAGCTGGCGCGCCGCCTGGCCCGAGGCCCTGGCCGTGTGGAGCAAATTTACGCGCTTGCGCGACCCGAACCTGTGCGCCAGCCGCGTCGAAGCCAGCAAGCAGGGCTTGTCCGGCAGCTTCGCCATGATCCGCTTGCTGGACCAGAGCGTCGTGGTGGACTTGCCGCTGGTGACGGAGCTGGGCCTGCAAGACTATGCGCTGGAAGTGCTTGCCCATGAAATCGGCCACCATATCCTCGCGCCGGGCAGCGCAAGCGACCAGTTCCGTCTGCTGGCGCGCATGCGCCGCGCCTTGCCGACCCTGGAGCAGCACGCGCCCATGGTGGCCAATCTGTACACGGACCTGTTCATCAACGACCGTTTGCAGCGCCAGGCGAACCTGCGCATGGCCGATATCTACCGCAAGCTTGAGCAGGGACGCTCTGTGGACGCCAAGGCCAGCGGCGGTGTATGGACCCTGTACATGCGCATCTATGAAAACCTGTGGCAGCTGGAAAAGGGTGAGCTGGGCGGCGGCGAGGCTGACGAACGGCTGGACACGGACGCCTGGCTTGGTGCGCGCCTGATACGCGTGTATGCGAACGACTGGATGCTGGCGGCGGGCCGCTTCG
Coding sequences within:
- a CDS encoding alpha/beta hydrolase; this encodes MRSQEPLLNGHALIHGQRIATGIHGAGTPLVLVHGTPAHSIIWRELVPLFVDAGFHVHLYDLLGFGRSERPVEADTSVAAQVTLLAALLDHWQLPTTHLFGHDIGGAIALRLAFDHAARLRSLSIADAPSYDSWPSPTWKHLRDDFARYALMPASEHRATMARQLGMAVFHKDTMQGELLRCYLEPLCGVVGQPSFYQHQVAHYNACHTMDFTEKLPQLTLPVQVLWGKQDEWQPVAYGHRLQRDIPGATLHLFDEAGHFLMEDAPAAVAAQVIAFIHQMERRGP
- a CDS encoding ABC transporter permease translates to MNEADKEPVSALAREWRRLRGDFWDFGMLSWIPVVLCGMLWLVFSAGIARDLPIVVIDNDNSTLSRQLTRWLDASPGIKVAAKVASSDEALHRLRERTAFGYLLIPNDFEQKLLGGRQATVQWLYNAQFSSHAGALLRDVRTVSTTLSAGIEMTARAKKGMSGVQAAAQFEPIRTTLNSLYNENISYEAFLTLALMPAMLQIFIVVAVVTSIGRELRDGTAPQWLASASGSWLRAIGAKLLFPLIAYCVLALLYLLFFSLARGWAVAGSLPALLLSMLLLVLAYCGLATLLIAATLSLRLALSGAAFITAPAFAFAGQAFPLMAMPAPARAWAEALPLTHYLQLQTKYWLAGAPWRYGVQEMLILAGIAIGCGAVGVFLLARRANAPAAWGRT
- a CDS encoding LysR family transcriptional regulator, with the protein product MNLRLSVDALRVFRAVVQTGSMSLAASLLHLSQSAVSWKIKRLEQQLDCQLLARSGGLFGTTDQGAVLLRHALNILDAHDDAVAHFSPSAIQGRLRIGVTEQISLADVCAVLSQFSHHHPKVDVQLVVEQSQVLRERFADGVLDVILHQDFAGKAAPGDALLWTETLHWCAATAEQALPGETVKLITYGPHCFYRRLAEEKLGQAGMAWSVGLECPSVAGMLTAVAAGLGMAVVNERNLGQGVHRHVVLERLAPLPRVDSLLRANDNLPDPVRDGFCQLLLAALQKA
- a CDS encoding AAA family ATPase, producing the protein MPSFNLFQRLSQAPTKPKSAPVARQFDVADLYQGPIALGAEGETQARPFDEKLRQAYFWIVNHAIISPHYDIEYNDGPSQTYSVGDSRRTLNLPSAQSYSSFILLPLLTFATRRKCLFVGGPGRGKTASALLMGVLAGSTVKEVKRAMQHGHPQMTVADLLGNPLPADLVNAQSMDDIRIAWRAWLGMRVKIVDEYNRIPTRTQSALLTVMGDNYAEVLNHIYECPEAAWYLTANDDQGGGTYQVIEALRDRVDVTVQALAFNPRFLNELLLRVEENVRPEELVPPDIIFTEGEVDQIGEAIRQVGIPDAVRRRLEFFASQFELFETAGGQFEYMTKDTARLAGADRGQAQAADNGRDRLKDLGCQTLNGISVRTLMALMIYAKAMAYFRGNGEVELEDLRQVLPFVLHNKLQPDPDAPFFALPENAAYRSDRLGWLRRLFDLSNDEFNRLDLDRDDPVGVLSAEFDLGLDGVSERETLARLNRIEKLIAERTKGRKLYGPLYDDLLKLKYLHQRYTNYRSWLRSQ
- a CDS encoding HlyD family secretion protein — encoded protein: MSTSKKPLAIGAAVIVLAFVGWGLYQAFQPQRLPLQGQMDAQEVNVSSKVPGRVGELYVKLGQTVPKGELLFQLTSPEVDAKIAQATAATQAADAVAQKAQAGARPEEVAAAKANWERAQTGATIAKTTYIRVNNMYEQGVIAQQKRDEAQAQWRAADQLAQAARAQYDMAQKGARPEDKTAAAAQARQVGAVLTEAQVALAETKIAAPVAGQVSKIQIQPGELAPQGFPVITLVNLDDAWAVLQVREDEMAAFGMGSTHTANVPALKQQVSFKVSSVAVLPDFATWRAARPGGTDLRTFEIRLRPAIKVEGLRPGMSVVFPPL
- a CDS encoding TolC family protein, whose amino-acid sequence is MGRLQGHLSLLLASALGAAMPAQAEPLTFNEALQQAAKASGAVQGAALDVRAKTLKAEALSNIDGPSVDLTAFRGRLSTDLNIDTSGLAGVVGGIESVLPPIPGLPTPHIPNSLNREVVTDLTSFGLLGMWPIYTGGRLDAVKGLASSLTLAAQAERTEAEEQLATLVAQRYFQLLLAKRVVAVRAEVTAGVTQHQRDAAKLEKGGLISRAERLRADVALDSARSDEAQARSDEEIAQVALDRLLAVNTQVLPSTPLFVNSLPVGTLQSFISTGMRENANWKKIDSKRVQAEQALKLHGKEYAPTVFAIGNYNLNRGNEKIVRSNWAIGLVVSVPLVHRINTGKMIAAAKLDQERVEVVARQAERDIPTLIEKNWRALENARIQYLSTASSVELARENIRLQTVAFQQGQVTSLEVVDARLNLAKVETQRAQTAYNYVMGLAQLLEATGETQRLGSLAAAADIQLPVDK
- a CDS encoding glutathione S-transferase; this translates as MILIGMLDSPYVRRVAIGMKVLGLEYEHRPLSVFSDFDQVQAINPAVKVPTLVTGDGQVLMDSTLILAYLEALAQHAPRIRPEPARLRALCQTSYALAACDKAVQIVYERRLRPQEKQHQPWLDRIQLQLHGAWRQLEASLREEAPDCLSIAGITIAVAWSFAQQMVPDVMAAGDYPAVAALTAQAERQPVFLATPMAG
- a CDS encoding ABC transporter permease, producing the protein MMWKSFLATWRAMLTDKGALTLLFIGGIIYSFFYPLPYSTEIVQRVPVAVVDQDRSAMSRQLTRFAMAHPSLQVIAVTPDLPVAQDLLWRDEVMGVLIIPDGLQTDVLAGRAAHAQVAGNGLYLMLNKVALNGLAEVVGTVSAGIELKRLGAGTPSGIQANEQRSPIAFDAVPLFNVKEGYGAYVVPGVATLIVQQTLLIGMTMLFGTWYQRKSFPVAGTRTAGGYMGMLLAFACVAFLNCCYFFGFVFWFQDYPRGGNFGGMLLLLVLFSLAEAAFGMLLGMLFRTRERGTQLMIATSMPVLFLAGLTWPVSSMPVVLQWLRWLLPSTAGIQGFVALNQMGASLYEIRHEVAGLLALLVACVALGWWRWRAETPAPIVQQR